The following are encoded together in the Myxocyprinus asiaticus isolate MX2 ecotype Aquarium Trade chromosome 7, UBuf_Myxa_2, whole genome shotgun sequence genome:
- the LOC127443747 gene encoding piggyBac transposable element-derived protein 4-like, translating into MSATGKVDHITRERKIKPICVLEYNKKMGVVDKADMMKGFLDCTRKNTKWYKKVFFHLLDTAVLNSHIVHRQLTGKVITSLQFRMNLMRGLLEEHSTPLCPSKAGRPALDTPLHLTARHFPSEVPQTASQGSRTRRHCKV; encoded by the exons ATGTCAGCCACCGGAAAAGTCGATCATATCACCAGAGAAAGAAAGATAAAGCCTATCTGTGTGCTGGAATATAACAAAAAGATGGGGGTAGTGGACAAGGCTGACATGATGAAAGGCTTTCTTGATTGTACCAGAAAAAACACCAAATGGTACAAGAAAGTCTTCTTTCACCTCCTTGACACTGCAGTACTGAACAGCCACATTGTCCACCGCCAACTTACGG GAAAAGTCATCACATCCCTGCAATTCAGGATGAACCTGATGAGAGGACTGCTAGAAGAGCACAGCACACCTCTGTGTCCATCCAAAGCAGGCCGCCCTGCCTTGGACACTCCACTGCATCTGACAGCTAGGCATTTCCCCTCCGAAGTCCCTCAGACAGCTTCCCAGGGCAGCAGGACCAGGCGGCACTGCAAGGTCTGA